The following nucleotide sequence is from Methylotenera sp. G11.
GGCCTGCAAGGCCACATCGCCTACCCGCATCTGGTGAAGAACCCTATCCATATGGCAGCACCTGCCATCAAAGACATGGTAGAAACGGTCTGGGACAACGGGAACGAATACTTCCCCCCCACTTCATGGCAGATTTCCAACATGAACGGCGGCACCGGCGCCACCAACGTAGTACCGGGCGAAGTGGAAATCCTGTTCAACTTCAGATTCTGCCCTGAGCTTGACGGCGCAGGCAGCACCGAAGCCAATTTAAAATCACGTGTGCATGCCATTTTAGACAAGCACGAACTTGACTACACGCTGGAGTGGGAATACTCACCGCCTTACATCACGCCGCGCGGCAATCTGGTGGACGCCATCAGCGAAGCTATCGAGCAGGCTTACGGCGTATCACCCGAGCTATCCACCACCGGTGGCACTTCGGATGGCCGCTTTATTGCAGACATCTGCAAACAAGTGATTGAATTCGGTCCTTTAAATGCGACGATACATAAACTCAATGAGTGCGTGGGTGTAGCGGATATCGAACCACTGAAAGAAACTTATAAATTGACGATGGAAAAGTTACTAAAAACCAGTTAACCGCCGATTAACGCCGATGCACGCCGATAAAAACAAAATCCTCCTTGATGAAATCAGCCAGAAAATCATTGGGTGTGCCTACAAAGTCAGTAATTCACTAGGCAATGGGTTTGTAGAAAAAGTTTATGAAAATGCTTTATGCATTGATCTTATAAACGCAGGGTTAGAATTAAAGCAGCAGCAAAATCTGCATGTTTTATATCAAAACATTATAGTCGGCGATTTTACTGCTGACATTATCGTGAATAACTTAATTATTGTTGAACTTAAGGCATGCAAGGGACTAGATACAGTTCACCAAGCACAATGCATGAATTATCTTAAGGCTACAAACTTGTCTGTTTGTTTACTGATTAACTTTGGCAATCCGAAAG
It contains:
- a CDS encoding GxxExxY protein, yielding MHADKNKILLDEISQKIIGCAYKVSNSLGNGFVEKVYENALCIDLINAGLELKQQQNLHVLYQNIIVGDFTADIIVNNLIIVELKACKGLDTVHQAQCMNYLKATNLSVCLLINFGNPKVEIRRIVNQF
- the dapE gene encoding succinyl-diaminopimelate desuccinylase yields the protein MTKTLELAIDLLKRQSNTPEDAGCQELMISRLEPLGFKIERMRFGNVDNLYARRGSSGPLLVFAGHTDVVPTGPLDKWHTPPFEPTIKDGMLYARGAADMKTSLAAFVTSIEEFVAENPDHPGSIGLLITSDEEGVAVDGTVKVVEALKARNEHFDYCIVGEPTSNKVVGDMIKNGRRGSLSGKLVVKGLQGHIAYPHLVKNPIHMAAPAIKDMVETVWDNGNEYFPPTSWQISNMNGGTGATNVVPGEVEILFNFRFCPELDGAGSTEANLKSRVHAILDKHELDYTLEWEYSPPYITPRGNLVDAISEAIEQAYGVSPELSTTGGTSDGRFIADICKQVIEFGPLNATIHKLNECVGVADIEPLKETYKLTMEKLLKTS